In the genome of Paenibacillus pabuli, the window AATCATACCTGATAGAGCGTTTTCAAAATACCATCTGGATTTTAGAGAAAATCATATAAAAATTAGATATGTCCTTATTTAATCCGACATTATATCTATAAAATTAGTGATAATGACGCCGCTTATTATTGATAAATGATATTTAAAGGGAATTTAATTTGAAAATGGTAATGATCGAAAACGTTTTATAGAAATCGTTTACTTTATGTAAAACAGAAAGAAAAAAGGACCGCTAAGGTCCTTTTAATGAAATGAAACTCGAAAACGTTTTATGACAAATTAGGAGAAATGCATCGACAGAAGTAACCTTCTGAAAGCAAAGCTTGGAATACTATCGTTCCATTTCTCCTGAGGCATCCTTGGACTGTGATCTGGCAAGCTCTCTAGCATGTTTGTACGCGGAAGGTGATTCCCCTACATACTTCTTGAATTTACCGTGGAAATAATCGACGTTGGCATATCCTACTCTGGCAGCAACCTGATGCACTTTTAATCCTTCATCTAGCAGCTCCTTCGCCTTTTCCATTCGAACCTTATCGAGAAATGCATTGAAGTATTCCCCGGTATGATTTTTGAACAGTTTGCCGAGATAACTGCTATTGTAGTTAAATACCTCTGCAAGTACCTCCAGCTTGAGATTCTCACCCGGATTCCGGCGAATAAACTCAATCATCTGTTTCAGTACCGTATCCTTACTGCCTCCACCCATGCGCTGAATAAGCCGGTTCAGGTGTTCGGCGGCCATCCCTTTGAGATCCAGTAACGTTAATTGATGGTATACCTCCGTAATGAGAACGGAATGCTCCTGCATGATGGATTGCATCTGTTGATTAGTTGCCGCGAGTTTGTTGATAGCCAATGAAAACACTTGGGAGAATGCCGTCTTAATCGCCTGTTCTGACTGGTGATGCGAAATCAGGCGTTCTTCCATCTCAGTCAACACACGCATCACGGATTCACTGCTCCGAATGTCAAGCGCATAATACAGCTTGTCCGCCAGTTCTGCTTCATCCGGCTCACCACTTTCATCCCCAATCGCAACAACTGGTCCAGAAACAATTTCACCCTTCTTTTCATCCCATAGCATAACGCGTTGTTCAGCGAACAGGAACCGCCCACCTAATACACCGTTGGCCTGATGATAGGAATGTGCAATTTCTGCTGTGGAGCTCACAGGCTGACCTGCTGCTGCGTACATGTGAATATCCCATTCCCCCAGCAGCCCTTCCAACTCATCATATAAACTTTGGGCAGATTGTACATTCAAAATAGGCTCTTTGCATAACAGCCCCAGTCCGGAATGGAACGAAAATACAATCCCCCGATCTTTCTGGTCAAAAGCTTCCGCCAGTCTGCGTTTTACCATACTGCCACGCTGTAAATCAGGTTCGGCATGCAGCTCCAGCAGCACAATCTGATACTGCGTCCAATTCAATCCTAGAGCATTTGCTTCCATTGTTTCCGTACTTTCCAGACTATCGAAAAGCAATGCTTCAATCTGGTGCTCCCGGTAGGCTGTATCTTCACCAGCATGGCGGGCCAGCGTCTCGCGCTCCCGTGTCAGCACCATAGAGATCCGCTCCAGCTCACTGATCATCTCTTCTTCATCCACCGGTTTGAGCAGATACCCATCCACGCCGAAGCTTATGGCTTTTTTGGCATAATCAAAATCGGCGTACCCACTCAGAATTAGAAAATGTGATCCCGGATGATGCTGCCGCACTTCTTCAATGACATCCAGCCCGGTCATGCCAGGCA includes:
- a CDS encoding response regulator transcription factor, whose product is MYKVLLVDDEPSIREGLTTIIDWEKYGFQVTGTAASGREAITRFEELEPDLTIIDIRMPGMTGLDVIEEVRQHHPGSHFLILSGYADFDYAKKAISFGVDGYLLKPVDEEEMISELERISMVLTRERETLARHAGEDTAYREHQIEALLFDSLESTETMEANALGLNWTQYQIVLLELHAEPDLQRGSMVKRRLAEAFDQKDRGIVFSFHSGLGLLCKEPILNVQSAQSLYDELEGLLGEWDIHMYAAAGQPVSSTAEIAHSYHQANGVLGGRFLFAEQRVMLWDEKKGEIVSGPVVAIGDESGEPDEAELADKLYYALDIRSSESVMRVLTEMEERLISHHQSEQAIKTAFSQVFSLAINKLAATNQQMQSIMQEHSVLITEVYHQLTLLDLKGMAAEHLNRLIQRMGGGSKDTVLKQMIEFIRRNPGENLKLEVLAEVFNYNSSYLGKLFKNHTGEYFNAFLDKVRMEKAKELLDEGLKVHQVAARVGYANVDYFHGKFKKYVGESPSAYKHARELARSQSKDASGEMER